Proteins encoded within one genomic window of Gammaproteobacteria bacterium:
- a CDS encoding IS3 family transposase (programmed frameshift), whose amino-acid sequence MMTEPDPQVVPKAKRRTFSREYKLRILAEADACSERGELGALLRREGLYSSHLATWRKQRARGELAQKRGRRPDAQATELARLQAENQQLRQALERAQHIIDVQKKFSATAWDAARCDPEVRAVMLQLTEELAQHTDVTTACQALNVPRSTLYRARKSETGAPDEAQARPKPARSLSEAEKAQVRDLLNSPRFQDQSPREVYATLLDEGVYLCHWRTMYRVLDEHQEVRERRNLLRHPTYIKPELLATAPNQLWSWDITRLRGPLTWTYYYLYVMLDVFSRYAVSWLLAKEESAALGQQLVAAAYAKQHIQPGQLIIHADRGAPMTAKSMAQLMNDLGVTKSHSRPHVSDDNPYSEAQFRTLKYRHNYPDRFGSLEEARRWCERFFTWYNQEHHHNGLSLLTPADVHYGRAEEMLAQRQMVVQQAYDRHPERFVNGPPTVPQLPAAVWINPPTPASSGPEG is encoded by the exons ATGATGACCGAGCCAGATCCCCAAGTTGTGCCCAAGGCCAAACGGCGCACCTTCAGCAGGGAATACAAGCTGCGCATCCTGGCCGAAGCGGACGCCTGCAGCGAGCGGGGCGAACTGGGCGCCCTGCTGCGGCGGGAGGGGCTCTACTCCTCCCACCTGGCCACCTGGCGCAAGCAGCGAGCCCGGGGCGAATTGGCCCAGAAGCGAGGGCGTAGACCAGACGCTCAAGCCACCGAACTCGCCCGTCTGCAAGCGGAGAACCAGCAACTGCGCCAGGCCCTGGAACGGGCCCAGCACATCATCGATGTGCAAAAAAAGT TTAGCGCAACTGCTTGGGACGCTGCCCGATGCGACCCCGAAGTGAGGGCTGTCATGCTCCAGTTGACAGAAGAACTGGCCCAACACACCGACGTGACCACGGCCTGCCAGGCCCTCAACGTGCCCAGGAGCACCCTCTATCGGGCGCGCAAGTCCGAGACAGGGGCTCCAGACGAGGCGCAAGCTCGCCCCAAGCCGGCCCGCAGCCTCTCCGAGGCGGAAAAAGCCCAGGTGCGGGACCTGCTCAACAGTCCACGCTTCCAGGACCAAAGTCCCCGGGAGGTCTACGCCACCCTGCTGGACGAAGGGGTGTATCTCTGTCACTGGCGCACTATGTACCGGGTCCTGGACGAGCACCAGGAGGTGCGAGAACGGCGCAACCTCCTGCGTCATCCAACTTATATCAAGCCCGAACTGCTGGCCACCGCCCCCAATCAGCTCTGGAGCTGGGATATCACCCGCCTTCGAGGACCGTTGACCTGGACCTACTACTATCTCTACGTCATGTTGGACGTGTTCAGCCGCTACGCAGTGAGCTGGCTGCTGGCCAAGGAGGAGAGCGCTGCCCTGGGGCAACAACTTGTGGCTGCTGCTTACGCCAAACAGCACATTCAGCCTGGACAGCTCATCATCCATGCTGATCGGGGCGCCCCCATGACCGCCAAGTCCATGGCCCAACTCATGAATGACCTAGGCGTCACCAAGAGCCACAGCCGGCCCCACGTCTCAGATGACAACCCCTACTCGGAGGCCCAATTTCGCACTCTGAAGTACCGTCACAACTATCCGGACCGTTTCGGCTCTTTGGAAGAAGCCCGGAGGTGGTGTGAAAGGTTCTTCACCTGGTACAACCAGGAGCACCATCACAATGGGCTGTCTCTGCTCACCCCGGCGGACGTGCACTATGGCCGGGCTGAAGAGATGCTCGCCCAACGTCAGATGGTCGTACAGCAGGCATACGACCGGCACCCGGAGCGTTTCGTCAACGGGCCGCCCACCGTGCCGCAACTGCCCGCTGCCGTGTGGATCAATCCGCCTACCCCGGCATCGTCTGGCCCTGAGGGGTGA